CGGAATGACGGTTATGAAAGAGAGGTACAGGAGAGAATTCTCTCCTGACGGGGTATTAGGGGTGTCCCCTATTTTTATAAAATCCCCCAAGATTGGGGGATATAGGGGGTTGACGGAGATTGCCACGCTGCGCTCGCAATGACAATTAGGATAACGAGAATGTCTAAATCGACAAAAAATACATTAGAACTGCTCAAGGCCAGGATCGACAATATGGTTCCTGACAAGAACTACCTTCACGACACGTTCGTGATAATCACCCTTCAGGAAGCTATCGAAGCCGCGCTGGAGGGCAACTTCGGCGTTGGCGCTGTGCTCGTCAATGGCAAAAAGATAGTGCAGAGAGGGCACAATCGCGTGTTCTATCCGTACTTCCGCAGCGATATGCACGCCGAGATGGATGTGATGACCAAGTTCGAGGAGAAGCACAGGGATGTGGAGCGCATGGGCGGCTATACGCTGTTCTCCTCGATCGAGCCGTGTCCCATGTGCCTGGGGCGTCTCATTACATCGGGCGTCGGGAAGGTATATTACGCCGCTATCGATCAGGATGGCGGCATGGCTAACAGGCTGGCCTATATGCCGCCCGAGTGGCGGGAGCTGGCCGAGCGGCAGGATTATCGACTTGCCGATTGCTCGCCGGAGCTGTCCGAGATCGCGTTAAAGGTATTTATGGAGACGGTCGAGAAGAACGACAGCAAACTGCGTCAGAGATAAACGATGTCGAATGTTGATCGCGATGAGTAACGTCGACGGCAATGTAATCTATGAGGAGAAGGTCAGGTTCCCCATCATCAGGGGCATCGTGGCCCTGTTTGCCGTTATGACGATAACCTTCATGGTAGCTTATCTGTACCAGCTTATAACAGGGCAGCAGGACGATAGCTCCGTGCCGCTGTGGTTCGCCGCGACCATCCTGTCGGCGATGGCATTGCTCACGCTGTTTCTGGCGAACCTGGTCACGCTCTCCATTCGGATGACGGAAGAAGGAGCGGTCGTGGGTTTCGGGATATTCCGGGTTGGTGTGAAATGGGTGGATGTTCGCGATTGTCGACCGGACAGGGAGAGCTCGTTCCTGTCCGCCGCCAACTGGGGCGTCAGCGTGGGGTTCACCGGACGGAAGTTCAGGAGGATGTACAATGTGATGGGCTGCCCGCGCGTGGTGCTGGAGATGAGGCAGGGCAGGAGGGCGCTTGTATTTTCAACGAAAGAACCCGACAAAGTAGTCGACATAATCAAAAGTCGAATCCAGACTCAGAGGGCGGTTTGACGGGGCAGTCATGGATAGTGGAGCGGGAAAGAAAACTGCGGGCAAGATCGTAATAGTCGGCGTCGGCCTTTTGCTGATCGCCGTGCTTACTTTGATTGGCAAGTTCTTCATGCGCGGCTTCTACGCAGGCGCGGCGTTCGCATTCATCGCCATCGTCGGCGTGTTAATTTGGATGCGCATGTCTACGCGCGGAGGCGGCAAGTAATTCTTTCGTATCGATAAAGTGTGTGTAATGGCTAACGACGATATGCAGAAAATGATGGCTGAGGCCTCCGATCCCGAGATATATCGCGAGGTCGTGGTGTTCACGATGGGCAGAGTTATCATCGTCCTGTTCATGGTCTTAACCGTCTTCTTCCTGGCGATGTTCATTTCTCAGATTACTGAGGGCCCGGTGGGCGATAAACCCGCGCCTGACTGGTTCTTCTTGATGATGAGTTTGTTCTTTATATTGATGACGTTCGTCATCGTTAACTTCAGCAAGCTGGTGATCAAGGCCACTTCCAGATCGCTTACGGTGGCCTACGGTCTGTTCAAGCGCGTTATCCCGTGGGAGGATATCGCCGAATGCTACCCGGATGAAGTCTCGGCTCTGGGCAACTACGGCGGTTACGGCATACGCATCGGGCGGGTCAACGGCAGGACGCGGCTGGTGTACAATGTGCTCGGCGGGGAGCGCGTGGTGCTGGTGCTGAAGAAGGGCAGGTTCAACGAGTTCGTGTTCTCGACTAACGATCCGGATGCGGTGATGGGTGTGATTAAGGGGAGGATTAGGAGGTAAGAGAGGAAGATATGAAAGACATGACCGGAAAGCAGTGGTTAACAAGCTTTAAGAAGCATTATTGTAGTAATATCAAATGTTACGAGGAAGGTCTCAGGGGACATAAGGAGGAAGGGCGAGAGTGGACTAGATTTATTCTGTCCAAAATTGTAGAACCTGTTGGTGAGGACTTTGGTTGCTATGTTATAAGGCAAGGTAAGAAGAATGTTGAGGAGAGTGGAGAATATCTACATATCGATGCCCTTTTCCTAGATGATTCGATTGATCCAGAACTCTACAATAAAAAATCTCCTTATAATGATCCTCGCATTTTGCCTGAAGCTGCTATAGAGCATGAGAACTCAACTGATTTTGATAAAATTTCATTTTGTTTATGGAAGCTGCTCTGTGTAAGAACTAGACTAAGAGTGCTGATTTGCTATCAATCTAATTCAAGGAAGATGAGAGAATTAATAAAACATTTGGAACAGAAAGTTTCTCGTGGGAAACTAATGAAAGGCGAAGGCGGGGACCTTATAGTTATTGTAGGTAATGAGGAGCATGATGACGATGCTCAGTCGTTCGAGAAATACTACCGTGTATTTCAATGGCAAGGTGATGGGTTGAAAGAAGTAGTGTAGATAACACGTGGAGACTGAATTCAAAGGATGTCATATGAAACTCAGAGGTAAAGCACATAAATACGGCGCGAATGTGGATACGGATGCCATCATCCCGGCGCGCTATCTCAACGTGTGGGAGCCGGCGGAGCTGGCGGCGCACTGCATGGAGGACATCGACGAGGAGTTCCTCAAGCGCGTGAAAAAAGGTGATATGGTCGTGGCTACAACCAACTACGGCTGCGGCTCGTCGCGCGAGCACGCGCCCATCGCGCTCAAGGCCGCGGGCGTGTCGTGCGTCATCGCACAGAGCTTCGCGCGCATCTTCTTCCGCAACGCCATCAACATCGGCCTGCCGCTGCTGGAGTGCGCCATGGCTGACAAGATCGATTCAGGCGACGTGCTTGAGGTGACGCTGGAGTCGGGTCAGATAAAGAACGTCACCAAGGGTAAGACCTATAAGGCCGAGCCCTATCCCGATTTCATGATGGAGCTTGTCTCAGCGGGCGGGCTCATCGAGTATACTAAGAAGAGAATTAAAACGAGGAGTGCCAGGTGAAATTCAACATTGCTTATCTGCCGGGCGACGGCATCGGGCCGGAGGTGGCCTCGGAGGCGGCGAAGGTGTTGCAGACGGTCTGCGAGAAGTTCGGCCATAAGGCCATACTGGAGTACGGCGATGTCGGCGGAATATCCATAGACAGGCACGGCGTGGGGCTGACGCCCGAGACGCTGAAGATGTGCCGCAAGAGCGACGCGGTGCTGCTGGGCGCGGTGGGGGGGCCCAAGTGGGACATCCCTGATTCCGAAGTGCGGCCGGAGGACGGATTGCTCGATTTGAGGAAAGGCTTGAAGCTGTTCGCCAACCTGCGCCCGGTGAAGGTCTTCCCCATGATGGAGCACCATACCAACCTCAAGCCGGAGGTCGTGCACGGCGTCGATCTGGTAGTCGTCCGCGAGCTGACCGGCGGGCTGTACTTCGGCAAGCCCAAGAAGCGCTGGCAGACGGAGAAGGGGCGCAAGGCTGTCGATTCCATGGTCTACACCGAGCAAGAGATCGAGCGCATACTGCGCGTGGGCTTCGAGATGGCGCGCGGACGCCGCAAGAAGCTGGCCTCCGTCGATAAGCAGAACGTGCTCATGACATCGCGGCTGTGGCGCGAGATGGCCATAGAGATGTCGAAGGAATATCCCGATGTCGAACTTGAACACCACCTCGTCGACGCCTGCACCATGCGCCTGATACAGAAACCGTCCGCGTACGACGTCATCGTTACCGAGAATACCTTTGGCGATATCATCACCGACGAGGCGTCCATGCTTGCCGGGTCGATGGGCATGCTGCCCTCGGCAAGCCTTGCCGATATACCGCGTGTCGGGTCGAAAGTCTTCGGCATGTACGAGCCGATACACGGCAGCGCGCCGAGCCGCGCCGGGCTGAACATGGCCAACCCCATCGCCACGATAATGAGCGCGGCCATGATGCTGCGCTACTCGCTGGGGCTGGCCGAGGCCGCCGACCTGATCGAGAAGTGCGTGCTGGACGTGCTGGAGGACGGCTTCCGCACCTATGATATCATGAGCGACGGCCGGACCAAGGTGGGGACGCGGGAGATGGGGGATCTTATCGTCAAAAAGGTGGCGGGGGCGAAGGTGTAGGGAATAAGCTTCGGCGAGGTGTTCTTCACCTCGCCGAGCGAATGGTTAATCGTTCCTAGCGTTTGTTTATCTGTCTTACGGGCCTGGCCTCGATATAGCCGCGATAGCCCTGGGGCTCGAGCTGGAAACGGGGGCCGTCTTCATCGGCCCACTTAAAGCCGTACAGCTCCGGATTGTAGGTCTTCATCACCGCCCAGAGGTCGCCGATGGCCTGCTCGAATTTGGCGTCATCGTAAGGCTGGCCCTGGAAGACCATCATCTTACACGGCTTGAGGGCGATGATCTCGTAGCCTTGAGGAACCGGTCCTTTATATCCGGCGGGCATTTCCACACCCATGGCGTATTCCGATGTTCCCGGCTTGCGCAGGTTCTTCGGCAGCCACATCCCGATGGGCTCGTAAAGGGCTTCTTTCACATCCTTAAGCTCCTGGTAGATATCGCAGCCCAGCTCCTCGCAATAGGCGAAGTAATCTTTCGCCGCCTTCCCTCTTTTCAGGATCAGCTTGCGCGCTGGTCTGTCGACCACCTGAACGAAAACGGTGTTGGGTTTGGACTTTGTCGCCATTATTTTTCCTCCTCTTTGTAGGCTGAGGTAATAATCGCGCATGTCTTCCGGCATGAAGGGCTCGACCGGCGGCTTGTCTTTGCTGAAGCGCCGCGGGCTCATACCGAAGTGCCTGGAGAACGCGCGGGTAAACCCTTCGTGCGACTCAAAGACGAAGTCGAAGGCCACATCGACGATCTTGATGTCTTCATCCCGGAGCTTTTCAGCCGCGCGCGCCAGCCGCAGCTCCCGGACATAGTCGAAGGGCGTCTTGCCGGTGAGTTCTTTGAAGACCCGCGCGGCATGCCACGGAGAATACCCTGCGGCTTCCGCCAAGTCGTGCAGGGTTATCGGTTCCGTGATATGGCTTTCGATGAAGTCCTGCATCCGGCGCGCCGCTCGCACGTTTTCCCAGCTATTCGTATTATCACCTCGCAAAGAGAGTGTAACAAAGCGTCATCCGCGGTTCTTGACCGGGATTGCTCGGATTATGGGCTATATATAAGAGGGGTTCTCCTCATCCTCATTCCATTTAAGATGGTTATGCTGAATATAGTTCCTTACATTCCACAATTCTTCTTCGTTCCTGATGATACGGTCGTAGAATCTTGGTTGCCATTCAAAATCGATTCCGTTAACTGTCGCCCATTTTTTAATGCTGCTTTTGAATCCTCGCATAATTGACGCAAGATTTTCTGATTGGGGACCGAATTTATTTGGGCCTTGACGTTGTAGAGACGCAATATGTTGCGTCTCCGTATTTTTGGTAATAACGATAATGCCGTGAATATGATTGGGCATAATGGCAAATTCGTCTAATTCAACGAAGGTGAAATGGTTGGGTATCTCATACCAACATTGTTCGGCTACTCTCCCAATTTTGGAAAGAATCATTTCGTCATTTTTAATTTGGCCAAACAGATATTCGCGATTCTTTATGCAAATAGTCACGAAGTAATATCCGTTCTGCGAATAATCCCATTCCTGCAATCGAGATGATTCGACGCGGTATTTGCTCTTGAATAGGTCAGGGGTCATATAATGTCTCATAATTGAGACGCAACATTTTGCGTCTCTACATTTGGTATCCTACCGGAATTATATACAGCGGCTTCAGTTCTTCGCCGAGGTTCAGAATCTCGCCGACCTTCTTATTCTCGAAGGCGCCGACCATGACGGTGGCCAGACCCAGCGCCACGGCCTGGAGCGCGATGTTCTCCGCGGCGTGGCCGGTATCGATGTGGACGTATCGCTCGCCGCGCTTACCGTAGGTCTTCATTGTACGTTCGTAGACGGCACAGATCGAAATACATGCGGGAATCTGTGAGATGCACTTCTGGTTGAACGCTGCCGTCGTTCCGAGTTTCTCCCGGATGTCGCCCTTCAGATGCATACTCAGCGAGTGCTCTTTTACGTTGTAATGATATACTCCGGCGTCGAGCCCCTTGACGTTGCCGGCTATCACGAACAGCTCCAGGGGGTAGCTGGCCCCTGCGCTGGGGGCGGCGCGGAAGAAGTCCGCGGCGGTGATGCCCTGAGCGGCCCACAGCAGTTGAGACAGTTGTTCCAGCGTTAACGCGTCGGTCTTGTAGTCGCGCACCGAGCGGCGCTTGAATATCGCTTCCTCGACGGATACATCGCCTTTTAGTTTTGGTGACGGCAGTTTGATTTCAGTCATATGTTACCTCTTGTGCGGTTATGTGTAGGGGCACAGCATGCTGTGCCCCTACGTTGATTCATTCTGATTCTGCATCGACTTTGCGCTCGGCTTTGGGCAAAGCTAACCTCAGCGCATCTCGCAGGGATGACGCCTGCAACAGCTCCATGCCCCTGGGGGCTTTTAAACCCGCGGATTCGGGCGTTATGAAGCGTTTGAAGCCAAGCTTGGCCGCTTCCCCGATCCTGCGCTCCGTCTGCGGCACGGCCCGCAGCTCGCCGGAGAGACCTATCTCGCCGACGGCGGCCAGGTTGCGGTCAACTGGTGCGCTGCGCAGGCTGGAGGCGATGGCTATCGCTATCCCGAGGTCGGCGGCCGGCTCGCCCACCTTGAGACCGCCGGCCACGTTGACGATGATGTCCTGATTTCCCAGGCCCAGTCCGGCGCGCTTGGTCAGCACGGCGGCCACGAGAAGTAAACGATTGAAATCGATTCCGTTCGTAGTGCGCCGCGGCGCTCCGAAGTTCGCGTTCGTCGTTAAGGCCTGTATCTCCACGAGAAGCGGCCTGGTGCCCTCAAGCGTCGGCACTACGACCGATCCTATCGTCTCTTTGGAACGTTGTGAAAGGAAGGCCTCGGACGGGTTGGATATCTCGATAAGGCCTTTGCCCGTCATCTCGAACACGCCGACCTCGTTCGTCGATCCAAAGCGGTTCTTGACCCCGCGCAGCAGGCGGTAGGAGCTGAACTGCTCGCCCTCCAGATAGAGCACCGCGTCGACGATGTGCTCCAGCGCCTTGGGCCCGGCGATGAAGCCGTCCTTGGTCACGTGCCCGGATATG
This is a stretch of genomic DNA from Dehalococcoidia bacterium. It encodes these proteins:
- the radA gene encoding DNA repair protein RadA, with product MEKGRKVFVCEQCGKESAKWVGHCPACDGWNTYVETLHITSKRSTRSRTANSPQELCSVSREEAPRFSLDIEEFDRVLGGGIVPGSLVLIGGDPGIGKSTLLLQVSANAAKSGKTVLYVTGEESLSQIRLRAGRLGTPGERIFTLAETNLSVILEQLAQSPPDIAIVDSIQTVYMDGIDSSAGSIAQIRECTVRLMQWAKENNVPLLISGHVTKDGFIAGPKALEHIVDAVLYLEGEQFSSYRLLRGVKNRFGSTNEVGVFEMTGKGLIEISNPSEAFLSQRSKETIGSVVVPTLEGTRPLLVEIQALTTNANFGAPRRTTNGIDFNRLLLVAAVLTKRAGLGLGNQDIIVNVAGGLKVGEPAADLGIAIAIASSLRSAPVDRNLAAVGEIGLSGELRAVPQTERRIGEAAKLGFKRFITPESAGLKAPRGMELLQASSLRDALRLALPKAERKVDAESE
- a CDS encoding transposase; this encodes MTPDLFKSKYRVESSRLQEWDYSQNGYYFVTICIKNREYLFGQIKNDEMILSKIGRVAEQCWYEIPNHFTFVELDEFAIMPNHIHGIIVITKNTETQHIASLQRQGPNKFGPQSENLASIMRGFKSSIKKWATVNGIDFEWQPRFYDRIIRNEEELWNVRNYIQHNHLKWNEDEENPSYI
- the leuB gene encoding 3-isopropylmalate dehydrogenase, with product MKFNIAYLPGDGIGPEVASEAAKVLQTVCEKFGHKAILEYGDVGGISIDRHGVGLTPETLKMCRKSDAVLLGAVGGPKWDIPDSEVRPEDGLLDLRKGLKLFANLRPVKVFPMMEHHTNLKPEVVHGVDLVVVRELTGGLYFGKPKKRWQTEKGRKAVDSMVYTEQEIERILRVGFEMARGRRKKLASVDKQNVLMTSRLWREMAIEMSKEYPDVELEHHLVDACTMRLIQKPSAYDVIVTENTFGDIITDEASMLAGSMGMLPSASLADIPRVGSKVFGMYEPIHGSAPSRAGLNMANPIATIMSAAMMLRYSLGLAEAADLIEKCVLDVLEDGFRTYDIMSDGRTKVGTREMGDLIVKKVAGAKV
- a CDS encoding AraC family transcriptional regulator, with translation MQDFIESHITEPITLHDLAEAAGYSPWHAARVFKELTGKTPFDYVRELRLARAAEKLRDEDIKIVDVAFDFVFESHEGFTRAFSRHFGMSPRRFSKDKPPVEPFMPEDMRDYYLSLQRGGKIMATKSKPNTVFVQVVDRPARKLILKRGKAAKDYFAYCEELGCDIYQELKDVKEALYEPIGMWLPKNLRKPGTSEYAMGVEMPAGYKGPVPQGYEIIALKPCKMMVFQGQPYDDAKFEQAIGDLWAVMKTYNPELYGFKWADEDGPRFQLEPQGYRGYIEARPVRQINKR
- a CDS encoding nucleoside deaminase; translation: MSKSTKNTLELLKARIDNMVPDKNYLHDTFVIITLQEAIEAALEGNFGVGAVLVNGKKIVQRGHNRVFYPYFRSDMHAEMDVMTKFEEKHRDVERMGGYTLFSSIEPCPMCLGRLITSGVGKVYYAAIDQDGGMANRLAYMPPEWRELAERQDYRLADCSPELSEIALKVFMETVEKNDSKLRQR
- a CDS encoding SagB/ThcOx family dehydrogenase, with the protein product MTEIKLPSPKLKGDVSVEEAIFKRRSVRDYKTDALTLEQLSQLLWAAQGITAADFFRAAPSAGASYPLELFVIAGNVKGLDAGVYHYNVKEHSLSMHLKGDIREKLGTTAAFNQKCISQIPACISICAVYERTMKTYGKRGERYVHIDTGHAAENIALQAVALGLATVMVGAFENKKVGEILNLGEELKPLYIIPVGYQM
- a CDS encoding 3-isopropylmalate dehydratase small subunit, with protein sequence MKLRGKAHKYGANVDTDAIIPARYLNVWEPAELAAHCMEDIDEEFLKRVKKGDMVVATTNYGCGSSREHAPIALKAAGVSCVIAQSFARIFFRNAINIGLPLLECAMADKIDSGDVLEVTLESGQIKNVTKGKTYKAEPYPDFMMELVSAGGLIEYTKKRIKTRSAR